One Methanomassiliicoccales archaeon genomic window carries:
- a CDS encoding aminopeptidase, which translates to MLDPRMRKLAEVLIDHSVRLKKGETVYIEAFDMPVEMLEVLLSKVYEVGGIPMVTMRSARIMRKLLMGADQKTIAQIGEIEMEKMKKAQAYIGMRGSYNITELSDVPAEKMDLYNKLWWGPVHSEWRVPKTKWVVLRWPTSAMAQQAQMSTEAFEDFYFNTCTLDYSKMSRAMDPLVKLLERTDKVHIVGPGTELTFSIKDIPVVKCDGERNIPDGEVYTAPVKNSVNGAITYNAKTLYQGKVFEKIMLKFKEGKVVEATGSNTKALNTILDTDEGARFVGEFAIGVNPFINKAMLDTLFDEKIAGSIHFTPGNAYQEADNGNRSAVHWDMVLVQTPEWGGGEIYFDGVLVRKDGRFVIDDLKGLNPENLA; encoded by the coding sequence CGGTGGAGATGCTGGAAGTATTACTGTCCAAGGTCTATGAGGTCGGCGGGATCCCCATGGTGACCATGAGGTCCGCCCGAATAATGAGAAAGCTACTGATGGGAGCGGACCAGAAGACCATCGCTCAGATCGGCGAGATCGAGATGGAGAAGATGAAGAAGGCGCAGGCGTACATCGGGATGCGCGGTTCGTATAACATAACCGAGCTTTCCGACGTACCCGCGGAGAAGATGGACCTTTATAACAAGCTCTGGTGGGGACCAGTGCATTCTGAGTGGAGGGTTCCTAAGACCAAATGGGTGGTGCTAAGGTGGCCGACCTCCGCTATGGCCCAGCAGGCCCAGATGTCCACCGAGGCCTTCGAGGATTTCTATTTCAACACCTGCACTCTCGACTATTCCAAGATGTCCAGGGCCATGGACCCCTTGGTGAAGTTGTTGGAGCGTACCGACAAGGTGCACATCGTCGGTCCCGGAACGGAGCTGACGTTCTCGATCAAGGACATTCCTGTGGTCAAGTGCGACGGCGAACGTAATATCCCAGACGGAGAGGTCTACACCGCTCCGGTCAAGAATTCCGTCAACGGAGCGATCACCTACAACGCCAAAACGCTGTACCAGGGCAAGGTCTTCGAGAAGATCATGCTGAAGTTCAAAGAGGGGAAGGTGGTGGAGGCTACAGGCTCGAACACCAAGGCGCTCAACACGATCCTGGACACCGACGAGGGTGCAAGGTTCGTCGGTGAGTTCGCCATCGGGGTCAACCCCTTCATCAACAAGGCCATGCTGGACACGCTCTTTGACGAGAAGATCGCCGGATCGATACACTTCACCCCCGGGAACGCCTACCAGGAAGCGGACAACGGGAACCGTTCCGCGGTCCACTGGGACATGGTGCTGGTGCAGACCCCGGAATGGGGTGGTGGCGAGATATACTTCGATGGGGTGCTGGTGCGCAAGGACGGCCGCTTTGTGATCGACGATCTCAAAGGCCTCAACCCTGAGAACCTGGCCTGA